ATTCACACAGGATAAGTAGATCTTGCTAAAGGGCACGTACTCTGAATATCCTTCAATTTAAAAATTGCACATAAAATCTATATGAGGCTAGTCATATATTTTCAGAAATGTGTGATTTTGGTTCTAAAACAGAAACTACATATGGAGCCTAAAGCGTGCCGCTGTACTAACAAATAAAATCATGTCAAtggttaaattatatatatatatatatatatatatatatatatatatatatatatatatatatatatatatatttttttttttttttttttttcatagaactttgactttttaagttttaaaagaaCGTCATGCTATATTTGTTTCTGTTAGCGTATACATTTTGCATTCTGCACTCTTTAATTACATAACTTAATTACATGGCAATCCTCCAAACCCTCCAATTAAACACTTCCTAGCTCTTGACATTAGAGCACCATGTAGTGAATGGCTCTTAATTAGCGAGGCTTCAATATAAAGCTGGAGGAAGCCACATTTACGCAACCAGCACATAAGGACCTGTGGGAAGAAACACAATAGTCATTGTCTCCAGGCAATAGGTTGATTTCAAGAGCTCATACTGTGGGAATAAACTCTCACCAGCTAATTTCCTGAGCATTCAGTGTCAACTACCTGTTACATTGGTTTGAAATAAGTGCATTCACATTTACTACTGCATCTCTTAAACACTGGCTCCAACTGGACTGAGAACTCTGGCactgcatgcttttttgtttgagGGAATTCAGTCAGATTTGGCCAATGCAATTATAATGGTAAGtgctttgaaatatattttaatgcatttaatgcatttcCACCAAAGCCAGTAGCTCTTGCATTCTGCATTGCATGAAGAAACTTTTTTTGTACGACAAAGCTATTTTCTTTgattatgaattaaaaatatggcaacactttacaacaaggttccatttgttaagaACAATACATTAGTTACTAACAATAACTAAttactaaattaattttttaaatcatttattaatcaatGTAAATTTCAATAtgtactaaaacatttttttttactactttttaaATGGACTAGATGAACtaactaactatatatatatatatatatatatatatatatatatatatatatatatatatatatatatatatatggtgtttgAATGTATTGATTtgcattgttagttaatgcattaagtaATGTTAGCAAATGGGATTGTAAAGTGTCTCCAactattcaataaaaaatattgcagtagaaataaatataaaatatgaatacttCATGTGCAGATCGAAACGTACATCAGAAATTGTTCGTTTAGCtctgattaaaatatttattttcccaaTAGTGAACataaatatatctttatataCTTTTCCAAAATATGtgttttactttattataaataaagtttaGTATTGGGAAAAATAAAGTGTCTGTAGACGTCCAGGCGTCAGCGGCATCCGCAGCCCTCTACGACCATGTCCTGGTAGTTTTTTAAGATCACTCGCTCGTATTCGTCCAGATAGAGCAGCGAAACCGGGCTCAAGTCCGTGGGAACGCAGCAGGCCCGGGGAATGTTGCTGTTCACCGAGTTCACCAGTGTCTGTACAATAGCATGGTTGGTGGAGTTCAGGTGGTCTGCCAGTGGAAACGGACACTCGCCCTGGCAGTAAAAGGCATGGTAGCCTGGCGGGGCGACTATCCAGTCGTTCCACCCCACGTCGCTGAAGTCCACATAGAGGGAATGTCTCCTGCAGTTGGCTTTGTGCTTCTTCCGCTGTTTGTTTGTCCGCACTTGCCTCTTCTCGCGAGAGTGCAGCACATTTCCCTTCCCGTCGTGGCTATAAGTCACCAACAGGGGCCTCATTTGGGGCCACGTGTCCTCTCTGTCATGCAGGGACCTGCTGACGCGGACGTGTCTTTTGGAGTCCTCTTCCGTGTGGTCCGGGTGAACTATTTCCACCATGAAGCCGTGGTTGGGATGCCCATCCGCAGTCCACCTCGTGACTGCGGGACTCACATCGAAACTCTCCCACTTGCTCAAGCTGTGCTGAACCAGCCTGGTGTCCAGGAGTCTCGTGATCGGTTCCTGAAAGGAACCGGATGGTTTGATGATCTCGTGAATGTTAATGCGGTGAAATCCATCGCTGCCGTTGCTCACGACCTGCTCTCGGAAAATCCGCAGCTCCGCTGACGTCACAAACTCCTCGCCTGGGATAGAGGTCAGGTTGAAGAGGAAACGCTGAGTCGTCTTTCCGCTCGAACTGGACAGGTCCTCCATGGATTCTGGAAGAAAACCAGTCGTAACGTTTATGTGAAGCTTTGGCTTGTACTCTGTCAAACTTCTTGTTTACACTCATTGACAGGCTTTTACTGACCTCTTACTGGACACACTGGTTAAAATGCTTGATTGTTGTTTAGCTTATCACGGTTAACACAACATGATTATTTAAAAGGTAGTAAACTTAACACAAAAGGGCAATTCTAGTACATGTTGCATGCCATccatttaacatttatgtaaaacttaaaaaaaatcacttgcaATTCAATTTCTCTTTAATGATATTAAAACactattattagtaatattagtataaaaaaattcaatatacattacaaatagtaaaaatgtatttaatcatgagagaaaaaaatgcaCTTGTAACCccactatatatatatcctcATCAAACAGTCCTGTCAGGCATGAAGGATAAAGCcgataagaaaaagaagaaaaagaaaaaaaagcatttttcgaATTTCGAAAAGGTGGAGAGGGAGAGTTCGTGAAGTAAACACTTGCTTACCATCATGGTGGAAGCTCCTGACCGTATTCGCGCGGCTGGCAGATCTTTCCGAGCCTTTTCCTAAAGATCCCTTGGGTCTGTTG
The sequence above is drawn from the Carassius carassius chromosome 31, fCarCar2.1, whole genome shotgun sequence genome and encodes:
- the bmp2a gene encoding bone morphogenetic protein 2 isoform X2, with the translated sequence MIMVSSGCALMVLMVTQVFFGGSSGLVPQTDRSSLSQDVLHAFELRLLSMFGLKHRPRPSRSAVVPQYMMDLFSMHSVNAEQNNSNRPKGSLGKGSERSASRANTVRSFHHDESMEDLSSSSGKTTQRFLFNLTSIPGEEFVTSAELRIFREQVEPITRLLDTRLVQHSLSKWESFDVSPAVTRWTADGHPNHGFMVEIVHPDHTEEDSKRHVRVSRSLHDREDTWPQMRPLLVTYSHDGKGNVLHSREKRQVRTNKQRKKHKANCRRHSLYVDFSDVGWNDWIVAPPGYHAFYCQGECPFPLADHLNSTNHAIVQTLVNSVNSNIPRACCVPTDLSPVSLLYLDEYERVILKNYQDMVVEGCGCR
- the bmp2a gene encoding bone morphogenetic protein 2 isoform X3, whose product is MIMVSSGCALMVLMVTQVFFGGSSGLVPQTDRSSLSQDVLHAFELRLLSMFGLKHRPRPSRSAVVPQYMMDLFSMHSVNAEQNNSNRPKGSLGKGSERSASRANTVRSFHHDESMEDLSSSSGKTTQRFLFNLTSIPGEEFVTSAELRIFREQEPITRLLDTRLVQHSLSKWESFDVSPAVTRWTADGHPNHGFMVEIVHPDHTEEDSKRHVRVSRSLHDREDTWPQMRPLLVTYSHDGKGNVLHSREKRQVRTNKQRKKHKANCRRHSLYVDFSDVGWNDWIVAPPGYHAFYCQGECPFPLADHLNSTNHAIVQTLVNSVNSNIPRACCVPTDLSPVSLLYLDEYERVILKNYQDMVVEGCGCR
- the bmp2a gene encoding bone morphogenetic protein 2 isoform X1 — encoded protein: MIMVSSGCALMVLMVTQVFFGGSSGLVPQTDRSSLSQDVLHAFELRLLSMFGLKHRPRPSRSAVVPQYMMDLFSMHSVNAEQNNSNRPKGSLGKGSERSASRANTVRSFHHDESMEDLSSSSGKTTQRFLFNLTSIPGEEFVTSAELRIFREQVVSNGSDGFHRINIHEIIKPSGSFQEPITRLLDTRLVQHSLSKWESFDVSPAVTRWTADGHPNHGFMVEIVHPDHTEEDSKRHVRVSRSLHDREDTWPQMRPLLVTYSHDGKGNVLHSREKRQVRTNKQRKKHKANCRRHSLYVDFSDVGWNDWIVAPPGYHAFYCQGECPFPLADHLNSTNHAIVQTLVNSVNSNIPRACCVPTDLSPVSLLYLDEYERVILKNYQDMVVEGCGCR